A region of Dermochelys coriacea isolate rDerCor1 chromosome 1, rDerCor1.pri.v4, whole genome shotgun sequence DNA encodes the following proteins:
- the MZT1 gene encoding mitotic-spindle organizing protein 1 produces MASGAANLNAVRETMDVLLEISRILNTGLDMETLSICVRLCEQGINPEALSSVIKELRKATEALKAAENMTS; encoded by the exons ATGGCGAGCGGCGCCGCCAATTTAAACGCGGTGAGAGAGACCATGGATG TTCTGCTTGAGATTTCAAGAATATTAAACACTGGTTTGGATATGGAAACGCTGTCTATTTGTGTGCGGTTGTGTGAGCAAGGTATAAATCCAGAGGCCTTATCCTCAGTAATTAAAGAGCTACGCAAGGCTACAGAAGCGCTAAAG GCTGCTGAAAATATGACAAGTTGA